Proteins encoded within one genomic window of Festucalex cinctus isolate MCC-2025b chromosome 18, RoL_Fcin_1.0, whole genome shotgun sequence:
- the LOC144005994 gene encoding pyruvate dehydrogenase E1 component subunit alpha, mitochondrial-like: MSGNRLRIMRQAGSMAFFFTSIITQRIPVGLKGTAALRSASFTAKAAIQIKKCDVYLMDEAPSTQVLLTRDDALQYYFTMQTIRSLELKAKQLFEQKIIRGACHLYTGQEACAVGINAAVKPTDYLITGYRSHGFIFTRGGSLRAIVAELAGRKTGISKGRGGSMHMYTSTFFGGHGVVGAQVPLGAGLAFACKYQKKDELCICVYGDGAANQGQVAETMNMAALWKLPIIFVCENNQYAKGTSVERCTVNTNFYKRGDVIPGLRVDGMDILCVREATRLASDHCRSGKGPIVLELQTYRYFGHIQGEDENKYRSVDEVDEVRRNRDPISQFEDHIISNNMASTEELRQIEEKSKTDVEEATQFAMQSPEPSVEELSNYIYSNNIPQDVHGVNPWTKLKSVS, from the exons ATGTCTGGAAATCGTCTACGTATAATGAGGCAAGCAGGctcaatggctttttttttcaccagcatCATAACACAGAGGATACCTGTCGGCCTAAAG GGGACAGCAGCGCTCAGGTCAGCGAGCTTTACCGCTAAGGCAGCCATTCAAATAAAG AAATGTGACGTCTATCTAATGGACGAGGCACCTTCCACTCAGGTGCTTCTGACTCGCGACGACGCTCTGCAGTACTACTTCACCATGCAGACAATCAGGAGCTTGGAGCTGAAGGCAAAACAACTGTTTGAGCAGAAGATCATCAGAGGCGCTTGCCACTTGTATACTGGCCAG GAAGCGTGTGCGGTTGGTATCAATGCAGCCGTGAAACCGACTGATTACCTCATTACTGGTTATCGCTCTCATGGCTTCATATTCACCAGGGGTGGCTCTCTTCGGGCGATTGTGGCGGAGCTTGCGG GCCGAAAGACGGGAATATCAAAAGGCAGAGGGGGATCCATGCACATGTACACAAGCACCTTCTTCGGAGGTCATGGTGTTGTTGGAGCTCAG GTTCCTCTGGGCGCCGGTCTGGCGTTCGCGTGCAAATACCAGAAGAAGGATGAGCTGTGCATTTGTGTCTATGGTGATGGTGCAGCCAACCAG GGGCAGGTTGCTGAGACCATGAACATGGCAGCTCTTTGGAAGCTTCCCATTATTTTCGTCTGTGAGAATAATCAATACGCAAAAGGTACTTCAGTGGAGCGATGTACTGTCAACACCAATTTCTACAAGAGAGGGGACGTCATTCCTGGACTCAGG GTGGATGGGATGGACATCCTTTGTGTTCGGGAGGCAACCAGGCTTGCTTCTGATCACTGTCGTTCTGGGAAA GGCCCAATCGTTCTGGAGCTTCAGACCTATCGCtactttggacacattcaggGAGAAGATGAGAACAA ATATCGCTCAGTGGATGAGGTTGATGAGGTGCGCAGAAACAGAGACCCCATCTCACAATTTGAGGATCACATCATCAGCAACAACATGGCCAGCACAGAGGAACTGAGG CAGATTGAAGAGAAAAGCAAAACGGATGTTGAAGAAGCTACACAGTTTGCCATGCAAAGCCCTGAACCCTCAGTGGAGGAACTATCCAACTATATCTACAGCAATAATATACCTCAAGATGTGCACGGCGTCAACCCATGGACAAAGTTGAAGTCTGTGAGCTAA
- the LOC144005993 gene encoding pyruvate dehydrogenase E1 component subunit alpha, mitochondrial-like, whose protein sequence is MLSVLFNVLRTCAQKNGAAVVVSARTYADFTTQATFEIKQCDLHKLDEGPATQVVMTRDEGLQYYRTMQTIRRMELKADQLYKQKIVRGFCHLYDGQEACAVGIEAAINLSDHLITAYRAHGYTLTRGGTVKEIMAELTGRRGGIAKGKGGSMHMYCKHFYGGNGIVGAQVPLGAGVALACNYLDNKQLCVCLYGDGAANQGQIFETYNMAALWKLPVIFICENNRYGMGTSVERAAASTDYYKRGDYIPGLRVDGMDVLCVREATRFAADMCRAGKGPVLMELQTYRYHGHSMSDPGVSYRTREEIQEVRSKSDPISLLKDRMLSNNMASVEELKEIDVDVRKEIEDAAQFATTDPEPPLEELCNHIFHNDPPLEVRGTNPWTKLKSVS, encoded by the exons ATGCTGTCAGTTTTATTTAATGTGTTGAGGACGTGTGCGCAAAAAAAT GGTGCTGCAGTGGTTGTGTCAGCCAGGACGTATGCCGATTTCACAACTCAGGCTACTTTTGAAATAAAG CAATGCGACCTCCACAAACTGGACGAGGGCCCGGCCACTCAGGTGGTGATGACTCGCGACGAGGGTCTGCAGTACTACCGCACCATGCAGACAATAAGGCGAATGGAGCTGAAGGCCGATCAGCTGTACAAGCAGAAGATCGTCAGAGGCTTCTGTCACTTGTATGATGGCCAG GAAGCCTGCGCTGTTGGTATCGAGGCGGCGATTAACTTGTCCGACCACCTGATCACGGCCTACCGCGCTCACGGCTACACTTTAACCAGGGGAGGCACTGTGAAGGAAATCATGGCTGAGCTCACTG GGCGAAGAGGCGGTATTGCAAAGGGCAAGGGAGGTTCCATGCATATGTACTGTAAACATTTCTATGGAGGAAATGGGATTGTGGGAGCACAG GTTCCGTTGGGTGCTGGCGTGGCTCTGGCCTGCAACTATCTTGACAACAAACAGTTATGTGTCTGTCTCTATGGTGACGGTGCTGCCAACCAG GGTCAAATCTTTGAGACGTACAACATGGCCGCACTTTGGAAGCTGCCCGTCATCTTCATCTGTGAGAACAACAGGTATGGCATGGGCACGTCGGTGGAGCGAGCAGCAGCCAGCACGGACTACTACAAGAGAGGCGACTACATCCCTGGTCTCAGG GTGGATGGGATGGATGTCCTCTGTGTTCGGGAAGCAACTCGGTTTGCAGCCGATATGTGCCGAGCTGGGAAA ggtCCTGTTCTGATGGAACTTCAAACGTACCGCTATCATGGTCACAGTATGAGTGATCCTGGTGTCAG CTACCGCACACGTGAAGAGATCCAAGAAGTGCGCAGCAAGAGCGACCCCATCTCCTTGCTGAAGGACCGCATGCTCAGTAACAACATGGCCAGCGTGGAAGAGCTCAAA GAAATTGATGTTGATGTGAGGAAGGAAATCGAAGACGCTGCCCAGTTTGCCACCACGGATCCCGAACCGCCGCTGGAAGAACTGTGCAACCACATCTTTCACAACGATCCGCCGCTGGAGGTGCGCGGTACCAACCCGTGGACCAAGCTTAAGTCTGTCAgttag